A portion of the Flavobacterium magnum genome contains these proteins:
- a CDS encoding DUF4199 domain-containing protein, whose product MKKIALTYGLIAGTVVSAFMLFSMNYLSHCNGDVDYGTSMAVGYASMLIAFSLVFVGIKNYRDNHNGGIISFGKAFKVGLFISLIASTMYVVAWLIDFFYFIPDFIDKYSAHMLAELRASGASQVKIAAKASEIASFAVQYRNPFFTAIMTYAEILPVGLVVTLISSLILKRQPVADEKDLSTEIHNL is encoded by the coding sequence ATGAAAAAAATTGCACTTACTTATGGATTGATTGCCGGCACCGTGGTATCGGCATTTATGCTGTTCTCGATGAATTATTTAAGCCATTGCAACGGCGACGTCGATTACGGCACGAGCATGGCTGTGGGTTACGCGTCGATGCTGATCGCTTTTTCGCTGGTATTTGTAGGGATTAAAAACTACAGGGACAACCACAATGGCGGTATCATCAGTTTCGGGAAGGCGTTTAAGGTCGGATTGTTCATCTCTTTGATTGCCTCCACGATGTATGTTGTGGCGTGGCTCATCGATTTCTTTTACTTTATTCCTGATTTCATTGACAAGTATTCCGCCCACATGCTTGCCGAGCTTAGGGCCAGCGGAGCGAGCCAGGTAAAAATCGCTGCAAAGGCCAGCGAAATTGCTTCCTTTGCGGTACAGTACAGAAATCCATTCTTCACCGCCATCATGACTTACGCCGAAATTTTACCTGTGGGATTGGTAGTCACATTGATCAGTTCGTTAATTTTGAAAAGACAACCGGTAGCGGATGAAAAAGATTTATCAACCGAAATTCATAACCTATGA
- a CDS encoding OstA-like protein, producing MPAFAQKGKPIVIEYADHFDIDEAKLPDVALLTGNVRVNHDGVIMTCNKAYFFKKENYLKAFGAFHMVQGDTLHMTSDYAEYNGNVKQALATGNPVLRTPDMTLTTDTIHFDRNIQQAYYNTPGTIVNKENTLKSKSGRYYAKEKKFQFLTAVTITNPKYVIKSNHLDYYSNSGHAYLFGPSTITSDKDYIYTEKGFYDNKKNVGHFLSKSYIRYKDRLIEGDSLYYDRTREFASASRNVKITDSINKGLVKGHYAEIFKAKDSMFVTRRAVAINLLENDSVYIHGKRLLITGKPENRVIRAFDNARFYKSDMSGKCDSIHSSQKDALTKLIGRPIIWNGKNQLTGDVMHLIGNNNTEKLDSLKVLNNAFIIAKDTVGNGFNQVKGVNLYGKFKDNKLDEADVVKNTEIVYFMRNDQQELIGINKSVSSRINLRLKDNEIDEITQFDKPDSDLYPESKLPENARKLRGFIWREDERIKSKDDIFPAEENELDAKIQADKKKQELKPDQPMKVRKETKDYDKNNPKQP from the coding sequence ATGCCTGCTTTTGCACAAAAAGGCAAGCCCATCGTGATCGAATACGCAGATCATTTTGACATCGATGAAGCGAAACTTCCGGATGTGGCGTTGCTGACCGGCAATGTCCGCGTAAACCACGACGGTGTTATCATGACGTGCAATAAGGCTTATTTTTTCAAGAAGGAAAACTATCTCAAAGCATTTGGCGCGTTCCACATGGTCCAGGGCGACACGCTGCACATGACCAGCGACTACGCCGAATACAATGGCAATGTGAAACAGGCCCTCGCGACCGGTAATCCGGTTTTACGCACGCCTGACATGACCCTGACGACCGACACGATTCATTTTGACCGCAATATCCAGCAGGCCTATTACAACACCCCGGGAACCATAGTCAATAAGGAAAACACGCTTAAAAGTAAGTCCGGCCGTTATTATGCAAAGGAAAAGAAGTTCCAGTTCCTGACCGCGGTTACCATTACCAATCCGAAATACGTAATCAAATCCAACCACCTGGACTACTACAGCAATTCGGGACACGCTTACCTTTTCGGGCCTTCGACCATCACGAGCGACAAGGATTATATTTATACCGAAAAGGGATTTTATGACAACAAGAAAAATGTCGGGCATTTCCTGTCCAAATCGTACATCAGGTATAAGGACCGCCTCATCGAAGGCGATAGTTTGTATTATGACCGTACCAGGGAATTCGCGTCGGCGAGCCGCAATGTAAAAATCACCGATTCGATTAACAAAGGACTTGTAAAAGGCCATTATGCCGAAATTTTCAAGGCCAAGGATTCGATGTTCGTCACCAGGCGCGCCGTAGCCATCAACCTGCTGGAGAATGATTCGGTATACATACACGGCAAGAGGCTCCTCATTACCGGAAAACCGGAAAACCGTGTCATCCGTGCGTTCGATAATGCGCGTTTCTACAAAAGCGACATGAGCGGCAAGTGCGACTCAATTCATTCGAGTCAGAAGGACGCGCTGACCAAACTCATCGGCAGGCCGATTATCTGGAATGGCAAAAACCAGCTTACCGGCGATGTGATGCATTTAATCGGAAACAACAACACCGAAAAACTTGACTCCCTCAAGGTGCTCAACAATGCGTTTATTATTGCGAAAGATACGGTCGGCAATGGTTTCAACCAGGTGAAGGGTGTCAATCTTTATGGAAAGTTTAAGGACAATAAGCTGGATGAGGCCGATGTGGTCAAAAATACTGAAATCGTCTATTTCATGCGAAATGACCAGCAGGAACTCATTGGCATCAATAAAAGCGTCAGCAGCAGAATAAACCTCAGGCTCAAGGATAATGAGATTGATGAGATTACGCAATTCGACAAGCCGGACAGCGATTTGTATCCCGAAAGCAAATTACCTGAAAACGCGCGTAAACTCCGTGGATTTATCTGGCGCGAAGACGAGCGCATCAAGTCGAAAGACGACATCTTTCCCGCAGAGGAAAATGAACTGGATGCCAAAATCCAGGCTGATAAAAAGAAACAGGAGCTGAAGCCTGACCAGCCCATGAAAGTACGGAAGGAGACGAAGGATTATGACAAGAACAATCCCAAACAGCCGTAG
- a CDS encoding T9SS type A sorting domain-containing protein produces MKTITNAIFLLALACSCLTYGQTGCAGSVSVMSRDKKTLYSETVYDASGQVQSATGAIPWDTPVHFKIMSSCGAASYFLSPELEGGYDHYDTGSSRFNADNRLLEFDTSFSNPMQQENPRIAILAVMNGTLSTIRMDFAAVPPPPPPANCLSYETTKCGDLECIRFKRFADECHMCYKVFVKYDDGSMGSFPISFTTGNTVMICSEKPIYAVISSIAIDCRESGFERKAPVTEATESSKRVNLSPNPAQSQIFFEGENLGAYKISVFDANGRTIIDAATPDHPVNISGYAPGIYFYTLTDGSGYLQRGKVVKQ; encoded by the coding sequence ATGAAAACCATTACAAACGCAATTTTTTTGCTTGCGCTTGCCTGTTCCTGCCTTACCTACGGGCAAACAGGTTGTGCTGGCTCCGTCTCGGTCATGAGCCGCGACAAAAAAACACTGTATTCCGAGACAGTCTATGACGCTTCCGGCCAGGTGCAGTCGGCTACAGGTGCAATACCCTGGGATACGCCGGTACATTTTAAGATCATGTCGTCCTGCGGTGCGGCGTCTTATTTCCTTTCGCCAGAACTTGAGGGTGGTTACGACCACTATGACACCGGCAGCAGCCGTTTCAACGCTGACAATCGTCTGCTGGAATTCGACACTTCTTTTTCCAATCCGATGCAGCAGGAGAATCCGAGGATTGCCATCCTGGCCGTCATGAATGGTACGCTTTCAACCATCAGGATGGATTTCGCGGCCGTTCCCCCGCCACCGCCGCCGGCCAACTGCCTCAGTTACGAAACCACAAAATGTGGGGATCTGGAGTGCATACGCTTCAAAAGGTTTGCTGACGAGTGTCACATGTGCTACAAGGTGTTTGTCAAGTATGACGACGGCAGTATGGGATCATTTCCGATCAGTTTCACCACAGGCAATACGGTGATGATTTGTTCTGAGAAACCGATATATGCCGTAATCAGTTCAATCGCCATTGACTGCAGGGAAAGCGGGTTTGAGCGCAAGGCTCCCGTCACCGAAGCCACCGAAAGTTCCAAACGGGTGAATTTATCTCCCAATCCGGCACAGTCCCAGATTTTCTTCGAAGGGGAGAACCTGGGTGCCTATAAAATTTCTGTTTTCGATGCCAACGGCAGGACGATTATCGATGCGGCTACGCCCGACCATCCGGTCAACATTTCAGGCTATGCGCCGGGCATCTATTTTTACACACTGACAGATGGTAGCGGCTATTTACAGCGTGGAAAAGTAGTCAAACAATAA
- a CDS encoding SRPBCC family protein, with translation MAATDFTCVLKTKRSPEDVFHAIGNVRAWWSGYYNEEITGDTEKLDDEFSFRAGDGAHYSRHRLVEVVPSKRIVWLTTEGALSFVDKQDEWVGTKIIFDISQDGGETTLTFTHEGLTPETPCYDACAPAWSQYLEHKLLPLINSDN, from the coding sequence ATGGCAGCGACTGATTTTACCTGCGTTTTAAAAACGAAGAGAAGTCCGGAAGACGTATTCCACGCCATCGGTAACGTGCGTGCCTGGTGGTCAGGTTATTATAATGAGGAAATCACCGGCGACACCGAAAAGCTCGATGACGAGTTCAGTTTCCGGGCGGGCGATGGCGCGCATTACAGCAGGCACAGGCTTGTCGAGGTGGTACCAAGCAAAAGAATCGTATGGCTTACCACTGAAGGCGCACTGAGTTTCGTCGACAAGCAGGACGAGTGGGTGGGTACAAAAATCATTTTTGACATTTCACAAGACGGGGGCGAAACGACACTCACCTTCACGCACGAGGGGCTGACGCCTGAGACGCCTTGCTATGACGCCTGTGCGCCGGCCTGGTCACAATACCTCGAGCATAAATTATTGCCTTTGATCAATTCAGATAACTAA
- a CDS encoding alpha-amylase family protein, whose product MKKILTAALILCAITASAQDKKTKAMPDKKKEAAAPQRKAVVYQVFTRLFGNKKTLNRAWGTKEQNGVGKFSDFTDRALSEIKKLGVTHIWYTGVPHHAMVSDYTAYGISNDDPDVVKGRAGSPYAVKDYYNVDPDLADDPSQRLQEFQALIARTHKHGMKVIIDIVPNHIARKYEGKSNPKGVRDFGADDDTSVEYKRDNNFYYIPGKAFQVPVSESYKPLNGEKNPLSDRKFNENPAKWTGNGSREPQPGIDDWYETVKVNYGVRPDGRKDFPEMPQALGGRPYEEHYRFWEGKDVPDSWKKFRDIALYWTAMGVDGFRYDMAEMVPYEFWSYMNSAIKMRNPEAFLMAEVYNPKEYRNYIQFGKMDYLYDKVETYDRLKAVIQGKSLPDPLAEIQLGLGDIEQHMLHFLDNHDEQRLASDAFAGTAEKGKPLMVYSATVGSSPTMIYFGQEVGEAANEDAGFGKPTRTSIFDYIGVPSHQRWMNNGEFDGGQLSAEEKQLRDFYSRLLNFTIASEALMGKYQDIQSINRKKTKGYSEGIYSFVRWSDNEELVIINNFSWVTKSQFNLIIPADVIRNWSLRDGTYRLQDQLYLKEGATLFVNNGVGTIAVTINPSESFVFKLLK is encoded by the coding sequence ATGAAAAAAATTCTGACTGCTGCGCTGATCCTGTGTGCCATCACGGCCTCAGCACAGGATAAAAAGACAAAAGCTATGCCGGATAAGAAAAAGGAAGCTGCCGCCCCGCAAAGGAAAGCGGTCGTGTATCAGGTTTTTACCAGACTTTTCGGAAATAAGAAAACACTGAACAGGGCCTGGGGTACCAAGGAGCAAAACGGCGTAGGCAAGTTCAGCGATTTTACCGACCGTGCATTGTCTGAAATTAAAAAATTAGGCGTCACGCACATATGGTATACCGGTGTGCCACATCATGCGATGGTGTCCGATTATACGGCCTACGGCATTTCCAATGATGACCCGGACGTCGTCAAAGGACGCGCCGGATCACCGTATGCCGTGAAGGATTACTATAATGTCGACCCGGATCTCGCCGACGACCCTTCGCAAAGGCTGCAGGAATTCCAGGCACTGATTGCCCGTACGCACAAGCACGGCATGAAAGTCATCATCGACATTGTGCCAAACCACATTGCCCGCAAATATGAAGGAAAATCAAATCCCAAAGGCGTCAGGGATTTCGGAGCGGATGACGACACCTCGGTAGAATACAAGCGCGACAACAATTTTTATTACATTCCGGGCAAGGCGTTCCAGGTGCCGGTTTCGGAAAGCTACAAGCCGCTTAATGGCGAGAAGAACCCGTTGTCAGACAGGAAATTTAACGAGAACCCGGCCAAATGGACCGGCAATGGGTCGCGCGAGCCGCAACCCGGGATCGACGATTGGTACGAAACCGTAAAAGTCAATTATGGCGTGCGGCCTGACGGACGGAAAGATTTTCCGGAAATGCCGCAGGCACTCGGCGGTCGGCCATATGAAGAGCACTATCGGTTCTGGGAAGGTAAGGATGTACCGGATTCCTGGAAGAAGTTCCGTGACATTGCCTTGTATTGGACCGCAATGGGCGTAGACGGTTTCCGTTACGACATGGCGGAAATGGTGCCTTATGAATTCTGGAGCTACATGAATTCCGCCATAAAAATGCGCAATCCGGAGGCTTTCCTGATGGCTGAAGTCTACAATCCGAAAGAATACCGTAATTACATACAGTTCGGTAAAATGGATTACCTGTATGATAAGGTCGAAACCTACGACAGGCTAAAAGCGGTGATTCAGGGCAAAAGCCTCCCGGATCCGCTGGCTGAAATCCAATTGGGACTGGGAGACATCGAGCAACACATGCTGCATTTCCTCGATAACCACGATGAGCAACGACTGGCCAGTGATGCATTTGCAGGCACTGCTGAAAAGGGCAAGCCGCTGATGGTGTATTCGGCTACCGTGGGAAGTTCACCCACGATGATATATTTTGGTCAGGAGGTAGGTGAGGCGGCCAATGAGGATGCCGGATTCGGAAAACCGACGCGCACGTCTATCTTCGATTATATCGGCGTTCCGAGCCACCAGCGATGGATGAATAATGGGGAATTTGACGGTGGGCAACTGTCGGCCGAGGAAAAGCAGCTGCGCGATTTTTATTCAAGGTTGCTGAACTTTACCATTGCCAGCGAGGCGTTGATGGGGAAGTACCAGGACATCCAAAGCATCAACAGGAAGAAAACAAAAGGATACAGTGAAGGGATTTATTCGTTCGTAAGATGGTCCGACAATGAAGAACTCGTGATCATCAATAATTTTTCGTGGGTTACAAAAAGCCAGTTCAACCTGATTATCCCTGCGGATGTCATCCGGAACTGGTCGTTGCGCGACGGTACTTACAGGCTGCAGGACCAATTGTACCTCAAGGAAGGTGCCACGCTCTTCGTCAACAACGGTGTGGGTACGATTGCAGTGACCATCAACCCGTCAGAATCATTCGTGTTTAAGCTGCTGAAGTAA
- a CDS encoding VOC family protein: protein MKKVTGIGGIFFKSKDPKAMNEWYRTHLGIEMSPWGAKFEWRDAGNPEIKGSTAWRIFDNGTDYFEPSDRDFMVNYRVQDMEAMVAQLRSAGVTILDEIVVSDFGKFVHILDAEGNKLQLCEPIG from the coding sequence ATGAAAAAAGTAACAGGGATTGGTGGCATATTTTTTAAAAGTAAGGACCCAAAGGCAATGAACGAATGGTACCGAACCCACCTGGGCATCGAAATGAGTCCGTGGGGCGCTAAATTCGAATGGCGCGATGCCGGAAATCCTGAAATTAAGGGCTCGACGGCTTGGCGCATCTTTGACAATGGCACCGACTATTTCGAGCCCTCTGATCGGGATTTTATGGTCAATTACAGGGTGCAGGATATGGAAGCCATGGTCGCACAGCTCAGAAGCGCAGGAGTGACGATCCTGGATGAGATAGTCGTATCTGATTTTGGCAAATTCGTGCACATCCTGGACGCCGAAGGCAACAAGTTGCAATTGTGTGAACCCATTGGCTAA
- a CDS encoding ATPase, translating to MNNQDYTTSFLVNESPKAVFEAINHVKGWWSENIKGATDTLDSVFLYNYKDVHVCKLKIIEFIPDEIVVWHVLENHFNFTTDDSEWKDNKIIFEISEKDGQTRLVFTQVGLTPQYECYEVCKDAWTSYIQGSLKNLITTGKGNPNTKEEDLNQELIEKWNLPRK from the coding sequence ATGAACAACCAGGATTATACGACCAGTTTTCTCGTAAACGAGTCTCCAAAAGCAGTTTTTGAGGCAATCAACCATGTTAAAGGTTGGTGGAGCGAGAACATTAAAGGCGCTACCGATACTTTGGATTCGGTGTTCCTTTACAATTATAAAGATGTACACGTCTGCAAACTGAAAATCATCGAATTCATCCCCGATGAGATTGTGGTGTGGCACGTGCTGGAGAACCATTTCAACTTTACAACCGATGACAGCGAATGGAAAGACAACAAGATTATTTTTGAAATTTCTGAAAAAGACGGCCAGACACGACTGGTGTTTACGCAAGTCGGCCTGACGCCACAGTACGAATGTTACGAGGTATGTAAAGATGCCTGGACGAGTTACATCCAGGGCAGCCTTAAAAATTTAATCACGACCGGCAAAGGAAATCCAAACACCAAAGAGGAAGATCTGAATCAGGAACTGATTGAGAAGTGGAATTTGCCGAGGAAGTAG
- a CDS encoding response regulator transcription factor, with protein MTGNPLTKYRAIILYGLSLALLMFLLRWLELRFIIFSNAFEVYAGIIALVFTALGIWLALKLSKPKVHTLVVEKPVYVSNDSFVQDVALVSRLELSKREMEILSLLASGHSNQEIAGSLFISLSTVKTHLQNLFEKLDVKRRTQAVDKARRLKLIP; from the coding sequence ATGACCGGGAACCCGCTTACCAAATATCGCGCTATAATCCTTTACGGGCTGAGCCTGGCCTTGCTGATGTTTTTGCTGCGTTGGCTCGAATTGCGGTTCATTATCTTCAGCAATGCATTCGAAGTCTATGCCGGCATCATCGCGCTGGTCTTTACCGCACTCGGGATTTGGCTGGCCCTCAAGCTGTCAAAACCCAAAGTACATACGCTCGTTGTGGAAAAACCGGTCTACGTCAGTAATGATTCGTTCGTACAGGACGTCGCTTTGGTTTCGCGGCTTGAATTGAGCAAACGCGAAATGGAAATTTTAAGTCTGCTGGCATCCGGCCACAGCAACCAGGAAATCGCAGGGTCACTGTTCATCTCGTTAAGCACCGTGAAGACTCATCTGCAAAACCTTTTTGAGAAACTGGATGTCAAACGCAGGACACAGGCTGTCGACAAAGCGCGGCGCCTGAAACTGATCCCGTAA
- a CDS encoding aspartate aminotransferase family protein, giving the protein MLNDFLKYQAQTSPYPLGMEVSHADGSYIYDVNGKPFLDFVAGVSAVSVGHRNPRVNDAIKAQLDKYSHVMVYGEYAQDPAVAYCKMLVSHLPATLDKVYLVNSGTEATEGALKLARRVTGRSQLVSCHNAYHGNTMGSMSVMGFEERKQIFRPLVPDVDFINFNSEADLQKITHKTAGVILESIQGGAGFIQPENGFLRKVRERCSEVGAILIVDEIQPGFGRTGKLFGFENYDAVPDVIIIGKGMGGGMPVGGFVASSKMMDLLSHDPKLGHITTFGGHPVIAAACLATLREITETGLMPQALEKETLIRSLLVHPLITEIRGKGLMLAAMTPSAEMTNRVILRCQEKGLILFWLLFEGRAIRITPPLTISEAEIRKGCAIILDTLDEIMNDVVN; this is encoded by the coding sequence ATGCTTAATGATTTCCTCAAATATCAGGCACAAACCTCCCCATACCCGCTCGGGATGGAAGTGTCGCATGCCGACGGTTCCTATATATATGATGTAAACGGCAAGCCATTTCTCGATTTTGTCGCCGGAGTGTCTGCGGTTTCCGTCGGGCATCGGAACCCGCGTGTGAATGACGCGATCAAAGCGCAACTCGATAAGTATTCGCATGTCATGGTGTATGGCGAATACGCGCAGGATCCGGCGGTAGCCTATTGCAAAATGCTCGTCTCCCACCTGCCCGCAACTCTCGATAAAGTCTATCTCGTCAATTCAGGTACCGAAGCCACGGAAGGCGCTTTAAAACTCGCCCGACGTGTCACCGGGCGCAGCCAGCTGGTCTCATGCCACAATGCCTACCATGGCAATACTATGGGCTCGATGAGCGTCATGGGCTTCGAAGAACGAAAACAGATTTTCAGGCCATTGGTTCCCGACGTCGATTTCATCAATTTCAACAGCGAAGCGGATTTGCAAAAAATTACACACAAGACTGCAGGCGTCATCCTCGAAAGCATACAGGGTGGTGCCGGTTTTATACAGCCTGAAAACGGCTTCCTGCGAAAGGTACGTGAGCGCTGTAGCGAGGTGGGCGCAATCCTGATCGTGGATGAAATCCAGCCCGGGTTTGGCCGCACGGGGAAATTATTCGGTTTTGAAAACTATGACGCCGTCCCCGACGTAATTATTATTGGTAAAGGAATGGGCGGCGGCATGCCTGTAGGCGGTTTCGTCGCTTCTTCAAAAATGATGGATTTGCTGAGCCATGACCCTAAGCTGGGACACATCACGACCTTCGGCGGACATCCTGTCATAGCGGCAGCCTGCCTCGCCACCCTCCGCGAAATCACCGAAACCGGGCTGATGCCGCAGGCTTTGGAAAAAGAAACCCTGATACGGTCGCTTTTGGTCCATCCTTTGATAACAGAGATACGCGGAAAAGGTTTGATGCTCGCCGCGATGACGCCATCGGCTGAGATGACCAACCGCGTAATTTTACGCTGCCAGGAAAAAGGGCTCATTCTGTTCTGGCTGCTCTTTGAAGGACGTGCGATCAGGATTACACCGCCGTTGACGATATCAGAGGCGGAAATCCGTAAAGGCTGCGCCATCATCCTTGACACATTGGATGAGATAATGAACGATGTTGTTAATTAA
- a CDS encoding DinB family protein, with protein sequence MTLEQIMVKMTFDRWNALMKQFNTVLESLSDEQLQQEISPGRNRGIYLLGHLTAVHDSMIPLLDLGEKLYPEMEETFLRQPDRAAAQMPSAETLRHAWQQVSAVLDGHFAQMQPSDWFLKHTAVSTEDFANEPYRNKLNIIVTRASHLAYHLGQFILIR encoded by the coding sequence ATGACTTTAGAACAAATTATGGTAAAAATGACTTTTGACCGATGGAACGCGCTGATGAAGCAATTCAATACGGTGCTCGAATCACTTTCGGATGAGCAACTACAGCAGGAAATCTCGCCCGGAAGAAATCGCGGGATCTACCTTTTAGGTCACCTGACCGCAGTACACGACAGTATGATTCCGTTGTTGGATCTCGGGGAGAAACTGTATCCGGAGATGGAGGAGACGTTCCTCAGGCAGCCGGACAGGGCCGCGGCTCAAATGCCGTCTGCTGAAACATTAAGACACGCCTGGCAGCAGGTGAGTGCTGTGCTGGATGGGCACTTTGCGCAGATGCAGCCTTCCGATTGGTTCCTGAAGCACACCGCCGTCAGCACGGAGGATTTTGCAAACGAACCTTACCGCAATAAGCTCAACATCATCGTCACCCGCGCCAGCCATCTGGCATACCATCTCGGGCAATTCATCTTAATACGATAA
- a CDS encoding GlxA family transcriptional regulator, with the protein MKHLTLLVPDGQSKLSSIICTYKVFLKANAFWKNAHGSDRFVIQLAGISEEVEFYDGLFSVKPHVNISQIARTDLIIMSALNNHDYPGSIDRNKSMTDWVVKRYKEGAAVATMCTGAFLLASSGLLDGKSCSTHWAAEETFRQMFPKVNLQTNLLITDENGIYTNGGAFSFLNLILYLVEKYYDRETAILCSKMFQIEMDRNSQSPFMIFTGQKQHGDGMVQQAQAFIENHLQEKIVMEQLADRFAVGRRNFDRRFIKATGNTPVEYVQRVRIEAAKKAFETTRKTINEVMYEVGYSDVKAFRDVFRKITGMSPVSYREKYNSGSAVA; encoded by the coding sequence ATGAAACACCTTACCCTGTTAGTGCCCGACGGACAAAGCAAACTGTCCAGCATTATCTGTACATATAAGGTATTCCTGAAGGCAAACGCGTTCTGGAAAAATGCCCACGGCAGCGACCGGTTTGTGATACAGCTGGCCGGAATTTCCGAGGAAGTCGAATTTTATGACGGCTTATTTTCTGTGAAGCCGCACGTCAATATTTCCCAAATTGCCCGGACTGACCTCATCATCATGTCGGCACTGAACAATCATGATTATCCGGGTTCGATCGACCGAAATAAGTCGATGACCGACTGGGTAGTAAAGCGCTACAAGGAAGGCGCAGCGGTCGCTACAATGTGTACGGGCGCATTCCTGCTGGCCTCGTCGGGACTCCTTGACGGGAAAAGCTGCTCCACCCATTGGGCTGCTGAAGAGACTTTCCGGCAAATGTTCCCGAAAGTCAACCTACAGACCAATTTGCTCATCACGGATGAAAATGGCATTTATACCAATGGCGGCGCCTTCTCATTCTTAAACCTGATCCTCTATCTGGTTGAAAAATATTACGACCGGGAAACGGCCATCCTTTGTTCAAAGATGTTCCAGATCGAAATGGACCGCAACAGCCAGTCACCGTTCATGATCTTCACCGGCCAAAAACAGCATGGCGATGGCATGGTCCAGCAAGCGCAGGCATTCATAGAGAATCACCTGCAGGAAAAGATTGTAATGGAACAGCTCGCCGACCGATTTGCCGTCGGGAGGCGCAATTTTGACCGCCGTTTTATCAAGGCCACGGGAAATACACCGGTGGAATATGTACAGCGTGTGCGGATTGAGGCCGCAAAAAAGGCATTTGAAACCACGCGGAAAACCATTAACGAAGTGATGTACGAAGTGGGTTACTCCGATGTAAAAGCATTCCGCGACGTTTTCAGGAAAATTACCGGGATGTCGCCCGTGAGTTATCGGGAGAAGTATAACAGCGGGTCCGCGGTCGCCTAA